The genomic DNA TCTGCATCTGTTGGGGATCGATCATACAAAACTGACGTTTTATCATAACGGAATCGAACGCCGTCTGACCGACGTGCATGGTCACGTCATTCAGGAACTGCTGTCCTGATGTATTTTTGTCTTGAATGACCTGCTGTCTTACAGTAGAATCTAAATATAGTTAAGTAAATCGCCGCGCTTACCAGAAACCTCACTCCCACCTGCCTGCATCAATATGAATTTCAAGCGATGTGCTCTACTCCTGTTTCTGCTACTGCTGAGCTCATTTTCTGCACAAACCGGCTCCGCTGAGGAGAAAAAAACGCCCGTTTTCGAATCGGACATTCAGCCCATTTTTTCCGCCAAGTGCGGTAAATGTCACTGGGATAAGGTCCGTAAGGGGGGCCTGGATCTCTCCCGCATCGAAGGTCTGCATAAAGGGGGCGAATCGGGTGAATCATCGCTGGCGGAAACTGTCGATGAGAGCATGTTGTGGATCATGATCGATGGAGGCGGCATGCCTCCCGATGACTCACCGCAGTTGACTGAAGACGAGCTGGCGCTGATCCGCAAATGGCTCGAAACGGGAGCCCAGGCAGAAAAGCCGATTCAACTGGAAGAAGAAAAGCTCAACCAGCACGATGTGCTGCCGATTGTCTTACTGCGTTGTACCGCCTGTCATGGCGCGGCACTTAAACGGGGCGGTCTCGATCTGCGCACGCCGGCGAGCATGCGGAAAGGGGGCGAACATGGTCCCGCTTTTGTCGCAGGCAAGCCGGAAGAGAGTCTGATGATTAAGCGGATTGAAAGCCAGGCCTGTCCGCCGCGTGAGCTGCTGCTCAAGTTCTTTGTCCGCCGACCGCCGGAATCAGAAGTCGAGAAACTGAAGAACTGGATTGCCGCTGGTGCTCCGGTGGCCGATATCGCGCCCGACGTCGCCACCACGGGGCCGGATCCCCTGGTGACTGCAGAAGATCGTGAGCACTGGGCCTTTCAACCGCCCAAAGCACCCGAAAACGTGAAGTCCATCGATGAATTAATCCAGAAACAACTCAAGGCACACGAACTGGATTTTTCCCCGGAAGCGGACCGCGACACATTGATTCGACGAGCCTATGTCGATCTGATCGGCATGCCCCCTCCCGTTGAAGAATGGAAGTACTGGCGAACCAGCGACGATCCGCACTGGTATCAGACGATGATCGATCAGTTGCTGGCCTCACCCCACTATGGAGAACGCTGGGGACGTTACTGGCTGGATGTCGCCGGCTATGCTGATTCTGAAGGGGGTGTCTCCTCGGATCCACTGCGGGCCGTTGCCTGGAAGTACCGCGATTACGTCATCGACGCCTTTAATAAAGACAAACCATACGATCGCTTCCTGCTGGAACAGATTGCCGGCGATGAACTGATCGATGTGCAGCAAGCGCCCGAAGTTACCCAGGAAATGGTCGACAACCTGGTCGCGACCGGATTCCTGCGCATGGGCATCGACCAGACCGGTTCCCGCACGATGAACTTCGTCCCGGAACGACTGGGAGTCATCGACGACGCAATTAACGTCATGGGCTCAGGTGTCATGGGGCTGACCATGGAATGTGCCCGCTGTCATTCGCACAAGTATGATCCGATTCCCCACCGTGATTATTACCGGTTCAAAGCGGTCTTCCAGGGAGCACTGGATGAATACGACTGGCTTACATTCAAGAATCGTTCGCTGGAGTTGGGCACCCCGGAACAGAAACAACGGGTCAAACAGACCAATCCGGTCCTCAACAAAGAGCTGAAGCAGCTCGCTGCCCAGCGCAGAAAGGCAGAAGCAGATCTGCAGCTGGAACTGCTCAAGCAGCATTATCCGGAGCAGAGTGAAGAGGATCGCCAGAAAACGCTGCGGGCCCTGAAAATCGCCGATAACAACCGGACGCAGGAACAGCGAATCCTGGTCGAAAAGTTGAGAACCGCCGAGCTTATGCCGGAGA from Gimesia sp. includes the following:
- a CDS encoding DUF1553 domain-containing protein produces the protein MNFKRCALLLFLLLLSSFSAQTGSAEEKKTPVFESDIQPIFSAKCGKCHWDKVRKGGLDLSRIEGLHKGGESGESSLAETVDESMLWIMIDGGGMPPDDSPQLTEDELALIRKWLETGAQAEKPIQLEEEKLNQHDVLPIVLLRCTACHGAALKRGGLDLRTPASMRKGGEHGPAFVAGKPEESLMIKRIESQACPPRELLLKFFVRRPPESEVEKLKNWIAAGAPVADIAPDVATTGPDPLVTAEDREHWAFQPPKAPENVKSIDELIQKQLKAHELDFSPEADRDTLIRRAYVDLIGMPPPVEEWKYWRTSDDPHWYQTMIDQLLASPHYGERWGRYWLDVAGYADSEGGVSSDPLRAVAWKYRDYVIDAFNKDKPYDRFLLEQIAGDELIDVQQAPEVTQEMVDNLVATGFLRMGIDQTGSRTMNFVPERLGVIDDAINVMGSGVMGLTMECARCHSHKYDPIPHRDYYRFKAVFQGALDEYDWLTFKNRSLELGTPEQKQRVKQTNPVLNKELKQLAAQRRKAEADLQLELLKQHYPEQSEEDRQKTLRALKIADNNRTQEQRILVEKLRTAELMPETAWNDAVQAAKQRLKETDQETARVQAKMEPPLTIRALWDRGRPSPTYILRRGEHAQPGELVGPGAPAVLDPPGTPFVVKPPFPEGTPKTGRRLALARWLTRDDHPLTARVMVNRVWYHHFGTGLVKSLENFGVKGERPSHPELLDWLAVRFVEEGWSIKELHRLIMNSRTYRQSSQISDAIQKHDPQNRLLSHFPLRRMNAEALRDSLLFISGKLDDNAGGPPDSVSVDQNGLVSANATAEGGWRRSIYLQYRRTQIPTMLDTFDYPEMGPNCVTRSISTVSPQSLMLMNNERVRDLAVAFADRVQQTLAKQNQDSPAARVELVYEMALCRPPSETERKLGVETLKELETSWNENSQAALETYCHTILNSAAFLYVD